The following proteins come from a genomic window of Geomonas sp. RF6:
- a CDS encoding NUDIX hydrolase yields MQTKDNTIIFNGLVVDVEQMEVLIGERGWHTYQIVRHPGGAAILPLHEDRTVTLIRQLRPAVGEFLLELPAGRLSPEEDPGECAARELVEETGLKSSTIKPLGILHSSPGVFDEIIHLFLATNLEQGEALPEAYEDISAVRIPFEEALRMAAEGEITDGKTIAALLRAERLLR; encoded by the coding sequence ATGCAAACCAAAGACAACACCATCATTTTCAACGGTCTCGTGGTGGATGTGGAGCAGATGGAAGTGCTGATCGGGGAGCGGGGATGGCATACCTACCAGATCGTGCGCCACCCCGGGGGCGCGGCGATCCTCCCGCTGCACGAGGACCGCACCGTGACACTGATACGGCAGCTGCGCCCCGCGGTCGGGGAATTCCTCCTGGAGCTTCCGGCCGGGCGCCTGTCGCCGGAGGAGGATCCCGGGGAGTGTGCCGCCAGGGAACTCGTGGAGGAAACGGGGCTGAAGTCCTCCACCATCAAACCCCTCGGCATACTTCATTCTTCCCCGGGAGTCTTCGATGAAATAATTCATCTCTTTCTCGCCACGAACCTGGAGCAGGGGGAGGCGCTCCCGGAGGCGTACGAGGATATTTCCGCGGTGCGCATTCCTTTTGAAGAGGCGCTCCGGATGGCGGCAGAGGGGGAAATTACGGACGGCAAGACGATAGCGGCGCTTCTTCGTGCGGAGAGGCTCCTTAGATGA
- a CDS encoding cyclase family protein: MRIHDISVPLAPTLPVYPGDPSVRIDPWSQISEGEAANVSRVIISTHSGTHIDAPRHFDDQGATVDQIPLPLLIGPALVVEIPEVKVIGRRELERLPVRGVGRLLLKTDNSMLWKRSSFTSDFAALSVDGAQYLMECGVKLVGIDYLSMERYEGDGSVHRALLDGGALILEGLNLSDVPAGEYELICLPLRIAGGDGAPVRAILRGGAGPNEDSHFDPHTTKWPLS; encoded by the coding sequence ATGCGCATTCACGACATCAGCGTTCCCCTTGCTCCCACCCTGCCGGTCTATCCCGGCGACCCCTCCGTCCGTATCGATCCCTGGTCCCAGATCTCCGAAGGGGAGGCAGCGAATGTCTCCCGGGTCATCATCTCCACGCACAGCGGCACGCACATCGACGCCCCGCGCCACTTCGACGACCAGGGGGCCACGGTGGACCAGATCCCGCTCCCCCTCCTGATCGGGCCGGCGCTGGTGGTCGAGATCCCGGAGGTGAAGGTGATAGGGCGCAGAGAGCTCGAGCGGCTGCCGGTGCGCGGAGTCGGGCGGCTTCTTTTAAAGACGGACAACTCCATGCTGTGGAAGAGGAGCTCATTTACCTCCGACTTCGCTGCGCTTTCGGTTGACGGGGCGCAATACCTGATGGAATGCGGGGTGAAGCTGGTGGGGATAGATTATCTTTCGATGGAGCGGTACGAGGGGGACGGATCGGTGCACCGGGCCCTTCTGGACGGGGGGGCGCTGATACTGGAAGGTCTCAATCTTTCCGATGTGCCTGCCGGTGAGTACGAGCTGATCTGCCTCCCGTTGAGAATCGCAGGCGGCGACGGCGCCCCGGTCAGGGCTATTCTCAGAGGGGGTGCCGGGCCGAATGAGGATTCCCATTTCGACCCGCACACCACGAAGTGGCCTCTGTCGTAA
- a CDS encoding RluA family pseudouridine synthase yields the protein MILTARVTTEEAGMRLDDGAKALFPNLSKTEIRRIIDWGGCNVSQALVRVASRTLKEGDEIALGIMEASRCIDLVYRKEDLLYEDSDFIAVYKAAGFNTQRTPYQLKGTVEYAVDCYLKKLGLKEPARVIHRLDRGTSGVMFFPKNKRSATLISALLKEGKVDKTYWALVSGTPDRTGWRDDSPIGKLGKFKYGVAFGGKPASTIFTVLGEANGMTLVEAKPLTGRTHQIRVHLKHAGFPVVGDEAYGGAPAARMMLHCRSMRFTGPRGRIIEAVAPLDDDFAAAAPEVIENAPA from the coding sequence ATGATATTGACGGCACGGGTAACCACAGAAGAAGCGGGGATGCGCCTGGACGACGGCGCAAAGGCCCTCTTTCCAAACCTTTCGAAGACGGAGATAAGAAGGATCATCGACTGGGGGGGGTGCAACGTCTCCCAGGCGCTGGTGCGGGTGGCATCGCGCACGCTGAAGGAAGGGGACGAAATTGCGCTCGGCATCATGGAGGCTTCCCGCTGCATCGACCTTGTCTACCGCAAAGAGGATCTCCTCTACGAGGATTCGGATTTCATCGCGGTGTACAAGGCCGCCGGCTTCAATACGCAACGCACACCGTACCAATTGAAGGGGACGGTCGAGTATGCGGTGGATTGCTACCTGAAAAAGCTCGGGCTGAAGGAGCCGGCGCGGGTCATCCACCGGCTGGACCGCGGCACCTCCGGGGTGATGTTCTTCCCCAAGAACAAGAGAAGTGCCACCCTGATCTCCGCTCTTCTGAAAGAGGGCAAGGTGGACAAGACATACTGGGCGCTCGTTTCCGGGACTCCCGACCGCACCGGGTGGCGCGACGACTCGCCGATTGGTAAGCTTGGGAAGTTCAAGTATGGCGTCGCCTTCGGCGGGAAGCCGGCATCTACCATCTTTACCGTTCTAGGCGAGGCAAACGGGATGACCCTCGTGGAGGCGAAGCCGCTGACCGGGCGTACCCACCAGATTAGGGTGCACCTCAAGCACGCGGGCTTCCCGGTCGTTGGGGACGAAGCCTACGGGGGCGCACCCGCAGCTCGCATGATGCTGCACTGCCGCAGCATGCGCTTCACCGGGCCGAGGGGGAGGATCATCGAGGCGGTGGCGCCGCTCGATGATGACTTTGCCGCCGCGGCCCCCGAAGTGATCGAGAACGCCCCCGCGTAG
- a CDS encoding complex I NDUFA9 subunit family protein, with protein sequence MRVFLVGGTGFVGGHLRKELVARGHQVRVLVHHRCEKPEPGTEQVLGDVTDLSTFAKDMAGCDATINLVGIIREFPERGVTFERLHVEATRNIIAAAREAGIRRHLQMSALGTGPDTDSGYFQSKYRAEVAVRDSGLHYTIFRPSIIFGPKDEFVNKLASYLRLYPAMPVIGDGEYQLQPISGHDVARCFAMALDMPETVGKTYELCGPDRMTYNELLDTMGRVLGKRHVLKVKNPLFLMRLVVPFLQHFPQFPITEDQLKMLVQGNVCDGTWRKTFAFDPIPFETGIRQYLAR encoded by the coding sequence ATGCGGGTATTCCTTGTCGGAGGGACAGGTTTTGTCGGTGGGCACCTGAGAAAGGAACTTGTCGCGAGAGGGCATCAGGTAAGAGTCCTCGTGCACCATCGTTGCGAGAAGCCGGAGCCGGGAACGGAGCAGGTGCTGGGGGACGTAACCGATCTCTCCACCTTTGCAAAGGATATGGCAGGATGCGACGCCACCATCAACCTCGTCGGGATCATCCGCGAGTTCCCGGAGCGCGGCGTCACCTTCGAGCGACTCCATGTGGAGGCAACGCGCAACATTATCGCAGCTGCCCGCGAGGCAGGAATCCGGCGCCACCTGCAGATGTCCGCCCTCGGCACGGGTCCCGACACCGATTCCGGATACTTTCAGAGCAAGTACCGAGCGGAGGTGGCGGTGCGGGATTCGGGGCTGCATTACACCATCTTTCGCCCGTCGATCATCTTCGGCCCCAAGGACGAGTTTGTGAACAAGCTGGCGAGTTACCTGCGGCTATATCCTGCGATGCCGGTGATAGGGGACGGCGAGTACCAGTTGCAGCCGATCTCCGGGCACGACGTGGCCCGCTGCTTTGCAATGGCGCTGGATATGCCGGAGACGGTAGGAAAGACGTACGAACTGTGCGGCCCCGACCGGATGACCTACAACGAGCTTCTGGACACGATGGGCCGGGTCCTGGGGAAGCGCCACGTCCTCAAGGTGAAGAACCCACTTTTCCTCATGCGCCTGGTAGTACCCTTTCTGCAGCATTTCCCCCAATTTCCGATCACTGAAGATCAGTTGAAGATGCTGGTGCAGGGAAATGTTTGCGACGGGACGTGGCGCAAGACCTTCGCCTTCGACCCCATCCCCTTCGAAACAGGCATCCGCCAATACCTCGCCCGATGA
- a CDS encoding ferritin family protein, whose amino-acid sequence MSDQKPSCNTIEDAIELAARMENDSFRNYLSALRMVKDQGAREILREAALDELEHKHQLEKTLVEGEMKGDGRLQKKAAVMNLGSILGKREIGPDSDVQEALSFAIHLEKGAVDFYQQMAEGYSGAPIGVLFEHMLADESRHLQCLEDLYEAHFLVEN is encoded by the coding sequence ATGTCAGATCAGAAACCTTCATGCAACACGATCGAAGACGCAATCGAGTTGGCGGCGCGCATGGAAAACGACTCCTTCAGGAATTACCTCTCGGCGCTGCGGATGGTGAAGGATCAGGGGGCCAGGGAAATACTGAGGGAGGCGGCGCTCGACGAGCTCGAGCACAAGCACCAGCTGGAAAAGACTCTGGTGGAAGGGGAGATGAAGGGGGACGGGCGCCTGCAGAAGAAAGCCGCAGTCATGAACCTCGGATCTATCCTCGGGAAGCGGGAGATCGGGCCGGACTCCGATGTGCAGGAGGCGCTCTCATTCGCCATTCACCTGGAAAAGGGAGCGGTAGATTTCTACCAGCAGATGGCGGAGGGATACTCCGGCGCGCCGATCGGCGTCCTCTTCGAGCACATGCTGGCTGACGAGAGCCGGCACCTGCAGTGCCTTGAGGACCTGTACGAGGCGCATTTTCTGGTGGAGAACTAG
- a CDS encoding peptidase U32 family protein: MEKGADAVYAGLKEFSARAKAKNFTLSHMERMTAYAHSLGRKVYVTINTLVKESELPLLIDVLAALEAMRVDGVILQDMAVARLARNFFPGLPLHASTQMTIHNSLGVRQLEELGFERVVLARELHIDEIRTIVEKSQAEIECFIHGALCFSFSGQCYFSSFLGGHSGNRGRCAQPCRRQYKYRGKEGYYLSTNDFSSIEMIPQLVDAGVASLKIEGRMKSAEYVASVTGAYRLVLDAPPERREAALAEAKALLKLSFGRVPTKGFLASHTPTDISTPSIKGATGRYLGDIRSIRGSRISFETKDRLHVGDRIRVQPKTDMAGRAFTIKELFIFDKPVKSVKENTLVSTTSPFPFKLGDSVFKVSSETAFTMSENACLKKLESVKGGSIPCALTLSHDNGTLQIAAEVLGSRFVAHYPLGELEPSRTSDMEGVLRGQFAKTGETSFSLSSLSAPDFPSLLIPGPRLKEIRRAFYSWLANETIGSLKKKSRIGREEALAALVPGRPAPSRGKDEVTVCVEQGKDWFELHRDGIDAVTLPVSRANLHQLSFLARKLKGSERRVIWHIPFIIFEADIPFFRDAVAAIVAAGFTRFELSNLSHFQLFKGVDAELATDYRLFSLNSQALLTWQELGAKRATLYIEDDRENLTQLLAAQIDLPRSVLLYAPVPVITSKIAIKEIKGDAPITSDKGEGYLVKTKDHLSIVTAQTPFAITQHRNELRQLGCGSFIVDVSQLQQGDRDRVLEACRKGVAVQGASSFNYSAELV, from the coding sequence CTTTACCCTCTCCCACATGGAGCGCATGACCGCCTACGCCCACTCCCTCGGCAGGAAGGTCTACGTCACCATCAACACCCTCGTAAAGGAGTCGGAGCTTCCTCTCCTCATCGACGTCCTCGCTGCCCTTGAGGCGATGCGGGTTGACGGCGTCATCCTGCAGGATATGGCGGTCGCGCGCCTGGCCCGCAACTTCTTCCCCGGTCTGCCGTTGCACGCTTCCACGCAGATGACGATCCACAACTCGCTGGGCGTTCGCCAGCTCGAGGAACTCGGCTTCGAGCGCGTCGTTCTCGCTCGGGAACTCCACATCGATGAGATCCGCACCATCGTGGAAAAGAGCCAAGCGGAGATTGAGTGCTTCATCCACGGCGCGCTCTGCTTCTCCTTTTCCGGGCAGTGCTATTTCTCTTCCTTCCTCGGCGGCCACAGCGGCAACCGCGGGCGCTGCGCCCAGCCGTGCCGACGCCAGTACAAGTACCGCGGCAAGGAAGGGTATTACCTCTCCACAAACGATTTCTCCAGCATCGAGATGATCCCTCAGCTGGTCGATGCGGGCGTCGCCTCCCTCAAGATCGAGGGGCGCATGAAGTCCGCGGAGTACGTCGCGAGCGTCACCGGGGCCTATCGCCTGGTGCTCGACGCCCCTCCGGAGCGGCGCGAGGCTGCGCTGGCGGAGGCGAAGGCGCTGCTGAAGCTCTCCTTCGGCCGCGTCCCCACAAAAGGGTTCCTCGCCTCCCACACCCCCACCGACATTTCCACGCCGTCCATCAAAGGGGCGACGGGTCGGTATCTCGGCGATATCAGGTCGATTCGCGGCAGCCGCATCTCCTTTGAAACGAAGGACCGCCTCCACGTGGGGGACCGGATCCGGGTCCAGCCGAAGACGGACATGGCGGGGCGCGCCTTTACCATCAAGGAGCTCTTCATCTTCGACAAGCCGGTGAAGTCGGTGAAGGAGAATACCCTCGTCTCCACCACTTCCCCTTTCCCCTTCAAGCTCGGCGACTCCGTCTTCAAGGTCTCGTCGGAGACGGCGTTCACCATGAGCGAGAACGCCTGCTTGAAGAAGCTTGAGAGCGTGAAGGGGGGGAGCATACCCTGCGCACTTACCCTCTCCCACGACAACGGCACGCTGCAGATAGCAGCAGAAGTCCTCGGGAGCCGCTTCGTGGCGCACTACCCGCTCGGGGAGCTGGAGCCTTCCCGGACGAGCGATATGGAAGGGGTTTTGAGAGGGCAGTTCGCCAAGACGGGCGAGACGTCATTCTCCCTGAGCTCCCTCTCCGCGCCGGATTTCCCGTCCCTCCTCATTCCAGGGCCGCGCCTCAAGGAGATCCGCCGGGCATTCTACTCGTGGCTCGCCAACGAGACGATCGGGAGCCTGAAGAAAAAAAGCCGCATCGGCCGCGAGGAGGCGCTCGCCGCCCTCGTTCCAGGACGTCCCGCTCCTTCTCGCGGCAAGGACGAGGTGACAGTGTGCGTGGAGCAGGGGAAGGACTGGTTCGAACTGCACCGGGACGGCATCGACGCCGTGACGCTCCCGGTGTCGCGGGCGAACCTGCACCAGCTCTCCTTCCTCGCGAGAAAGCTGAAAGGCTCGGAGCGGCGAGTCATCTGGCACATCCCCTTCATCATCTTCGAGGCGGACATCCCCTTCTTCCGCGATGCCGTCGCCGCCATAGTCGCGGCCGGCTTCACGCGTTTCGAGCTGTCCAACCTGTCGCACTTCCAGCTTTTCAAGGGGGTGGACGCGGAGCTCGCCACCGACTATCGCCTCTTCTCGCTGAACAGCCAGGCTCTTCTCACCTGGCAGGAACTGGGAGCGAAGCGCGCGACGCTGTACATAGAGGATGACCGGGAGAACCTGACGCAGCTCCTGGCGGCGCAGATCGACCTCCCGCGCTCTGTGCTCCTCTATGCACCGGTGCCGGTGATTACCTCAAAGATTGCCATAAAGGAAATAAAGGGGGACGCGCCGATCACCTCGGACAAGGGTGAAGGGTACCTGGTGAAGACAAAGGACCACCTCAGCATCGTCACAGCCCAGACCCCCTTTGCCATCACGCAGCACAGAAACGAGCTGCGCCAGCTCGGCTGCGGCTCTTTCATAGTCGATGTGAGTCAGCTGCAGCAGGGCGATCGCGACCGCGTGCTGGAGGCGTGCCGGAAGGGGGTGGCGGTGCAGGGCGCATCGTCCTTCAACTATTCGGCAGAGCTGGTTTAG
- the hslO gene encoding Hsp33 family molecular chaperone HslO produces the protein MGDYLVRVIAKNGKIRGLACVTTELVSEGCKRHGTLPTATAALGRALTAGTLMGALLKTGQRVALRYEGNGPLKKIIVEADSNGSVRGYVAEPLVQLMRPDGRLNVASGLGRAGFLTVTKDLMLKEPYRGSVMLYSGEIAQDLALYLVESEQIPSAVALSEFIDSDGNVAVSGGFLIQALPPVDTEVVDQLMNRIGEMPPLSDLLRQGKSPEEILELLFQDLPHDTLEKRALAFACSCSRERIERVLISTGHDEILSLIEEQGGAEVTCEFCRQQYSFSHEDLDALLKELEAGAQGQGDDAR, from the coding sequence GTGGGCGACTATTTGGTAAGAGTTATAGCGAAAAACGGGAAGATACGCGGCCTTGCATGCGTCACCACCGAGCTGGTGTCGGAAGGGTGCAAGCGTCATGGGACGCTCCCCACCGCAACCGCCGCACTTGGCAGGGCGCTGACGGCCGGGACCCTCATGGGGGCCCTTCTCAAGACGGGGCAGCGGGTTGCGCTGCGCTACGAAGGGAACGGCCCGTTGAAGAAGATCATAGTGGAGGCCGACAGTAACGGAAGCGTGCGCGGCTATGTAGCGGAGCCGCTGGTGCAGCTCATGCGCCCCGACGGAAGGCTCAATGTCGCCTCCGGGCTCGGGCGCGCCGGCTTTCTCACCGTCACAAAGGACCTTATGCTGAAGGAGCCGTACCGCGGCAGCGTCATGCTGTACTCCGGTGAGATCGCGCAGGACCTGGCGCTTTATCTTGTGGAGTCCGAGCAGATCCCATCCGCCGTGGCGCTTTCGGAGTTCATCGACAGCGACGGAAACGTTGCCGTCTCGGGCGGCTTCCTTATCCAGGCGCTTCCCCCGGTCGATACCGAAGTGGTGGATCAGCTCATGAACAGGATCGGCGAGATGCCCCCCCTGAGTGACCTGCTGCGCCAGGGAAAGTCGCCGGAGGAGATCCTGGAGCTCCTTTTCCAGGACCTTCCGCACGACACCCTCGAAAAGAGGGCGCTCGCCTTTGCCTGCAGTTGCAGCAGGGAGAGGATCGAGCGGGTTCTCATCTCCACGGGACACGACGAGATCCTCTCACTCATCGAAGAGCAGGGAGGAGCCGAGGTGACCTGCGAGTTTTGCCGGCAGCAGTACAGCTTCAGCCACGAAGACCTCGATGCGCTGCTGAAAGAGCTGGAGGCGGGAGCGCAGGGGCAGGGAGATGATGCACGGTAG
- a CDS encoding FKBP-type peptidyl-prolyl cis-trans isomerase → MAQAKQGDRVKVDYTGKLDDGSVFDSSICEDDDCSGGHGPLEFTVGEGEVIPGFEAAIVGMSPGETKTIHIPVDEAYGERIEEMVAEVPRGDLPPEMNPEVGQQLEVTQADGQVFQVMVTEVTDETITIDANHPLAGQALNFDLKLVEIL, encoded by the coding sequence ATGGCACAGGCAAAACAGGGGGATCGCGTAAAGGTTGACTACACGGGGAAGCTTGATGACGGCTCCGTATTCGATTCCTCCATTTGTGAGGATGATGATTGCTCGGGCGGGCACGGCCCGCTGGAATTCACCGTAGGCGAAGGTGAGGTCATTCCCGGCTTCGAGGCAGCCATCGTTGGGATGAGCCCGGGCGAGACCAAAACGATCCACATTCCCGTCGACGAAGCATACGGTGAAAGGATTGAAGAAATGGTGGCGGAAGTGCCGCGTGGCGACCTGCCGCCCGAAATGAACCCCGAGGTGGGGCAGCAGCTGGAAGTGACCCAGGCGGACGGGCAGGTTTTCCAGGTAATGGTGACCGAGGTGACCGACGAGACGATCACCATCGACGCCAACCACCCGCTTGCCGGCCAGGCACTGAACTTCGACCTCAAACTGGTGGAGATCCTGTAA